CCAGAGCCGCCGGAGCTGCCCGGggcccgcggtggcggcggtgggttcCCGGCGACCATCAGGGAAGGCAGGGCGGAGATCTTCGCCGACGACTTCAACTCGGTGTTCTACAACAAGGCCCAGGTCCCGCCTCTTCGCACATTTTCCCCTTTGCTTGTGGCTGTGTGGGTTTGGTGTTGTTAGGGCTGGAGTGGGCGGAGTGGGcatacttgtttgtttcaatgCTTTCAGAGACTGGAGCTGTTGTGTCAGGAGCAATACGCATTTCGCAGTAATAATATTGCCAAGATGAAGCCACAAAACTTGAACTTCGTCTTTGGTCTAGACACAAATCTATCAAAGAAGATGGGTACTGCAGCTTTATTTTGCATATATTATCTGCCCTATTAGACCCTTGGATGCTGTAATTGTCTTCGCACGTTTCCTTTGTCTAATCAATAAATCAGATAATAGTTGGTATGAATGGTTTGGATTTCTTTCGAAGACGGCTTTAAACAAATGTTTCCATTGTTGCACTTATGTGGTTTTCTGAACTAAAATTGTCAGGTTAACAACAGGGATCTTTCCATTGCTGTATTGAGATCGTTTATTTCGAGAAGACGTGAAGAGCATGATATCCAATTAAGAAGAGGTATTtagtttgggaaaaaaaatatgcactaCTTATTGCTCTACTACCCATATTTCTCTAATTGCTTCACCAGTATATCCAACCATTACCATGATGAACCAGGCAGTCATGCTGAACTACCGCCGAAACATCACGCTGAAGAATTGGGCCACATAAGAGGATCATCTGAGGACAAGGCATTGAGTGAAGAAATTAGCTATAGAGCACCAAAAGTTCTTGAGGTACATTACTGAATTCTTGCACTGACACACATATGTGCGCGCGCACATGCCGACACGCACGCAAGCACCCTCATATACCTATACCTGTACTCGGGACAACAGTGTATAATGATGGTCAGACAAAACAATTATGAAAAGAATTATATTTGATCCTGGATTGTTtgtttaaacatattttatgtAGTTTAATTTAGTGTTGAGATTTATCCATTGAATAGATAGGGTAAATAGagcttgcatagttgcatataCAATCTTGGTTCTTTCTCTTCAGTTTCTTTTTGTCATGGGTCTTGCAGGCTTTAGCTGCATCGGGATTAAGAGCCATTAGGTATGCCCTTGAAGTAGATGGGATTGGGGAAGTTATAGCTGTTGACAACAATGAAGGTACTCATATTATACTTCTATGACAATGTTGCGAATGCTTTTTCAGAATTTCTGATTACTAGTTTTCTAACCTTTGTATAGTTCAATGAACCCTTTGTTCTATATGAtggttgtaaaaaaaatgttttatcaATTGCAGTAGCTATAGAGgcctgtaaaaaaaatatccaccACAATGGCAGTGTGGCTTCTTCAAAGGTGGTACCTCATCTTGCGGATGCACGTGTTTACATGCTCACCCACCCAAAAGAATTTGATGTGGTATGGCTTTATTACTTTTAAATGTATCTGTTTTATCATCAAGAATAATTAAGTGGCAATTAATTAGGTATGGAATTATGTTGCTAGCTAGTCTGATTAGGTAGAACAATACTTAAACTTGTACCAATAAAGAAATATCTGTTTGCTGCCAGTCCTTTCACAGATTAGAAAACTAAATCCAGCAgatataggctgtgttcgctgGATCATGTTCCCAAGCGGAACAgtgtgcacggaaaacggaacggtctattagcacgtgattaattaagtattagcttttttttttcaaaaatggatcaatttgatttttttaattaactttcgtatagaaactttttgcaaaaaaccgcatcgtttagcagtttgaaaagcgtgcacgcggaaaatgagggagaggggttgggaaaagggggtgccgaacacagccaTAGAACTCTTCTCTACATACAGGCATGATTCATAATTCGATGTTTCAATAAACCACATACAGGCATCTAAAGTTCTGCAGATTttgattttcttcttttatgCTTCCAACCTGTGGATGCTAATATCTCTTGCTTATAAATCAAATACTTGAGGGCAACTATCTCTTTATACttaaattgtactccctccatggatatttatacaacttttttttgtttaaaaaagtcaaaagttttatggactttgaccaacaattagtCAAATTACAAGTACATTTAGTGTGTACAAAATTTATCAGAGACTCATATTTTGAAATgttttcacaattcacaaaATGTTGGTTCAATAGATCTGAACCATTTATTTCGTGAGCAATCGATTGCCAACGTTTAATCTTGAAGACATTTTCAAAATAACATATGCCACAGATAATAACTACAATTTAGCCACTCACACAATTTATAAAAAACTGGTATTTAAGGTGAGTATTAACTCAAccaaagaaaattaaaattaccaTACTATTCATATTTAAGTACATTGGGAATGGGTCAAACAAGAGAAAGAAGCAATAAATTGGCATGCATGTGTTAGAgaaagaaacggagggagtaatgtgtTAGCGATCAATTATTGAAATGCAATTTTATGGATGTAATTTTGTCTTGAAGTGACCAATCTAGATGTTACTGTATGTATTAATGGTTGAAATTTTGAGGTTTACATGTTTATTATCCAAGGCAGTCAATTGCTTGTTctaagttattaaaaaaaagtaatgtgACATTCTCCTCAATCCTCATCTTTTTCCATCTCATCTGCACATATACTTTGTACATATCCGATTCCAGGGGAAATATTATCCATATTATTCTGTACTAATGCTATATACTTCTTGAATCAGGTTGACCTTGACCCTTATGGATCTCCTGCAGCATTTCTGGATTCAGCAGTTCAGTGCATTGCAGATGGTGGTATTTTGATGTGCTCAGCTACAGACATGGCTGTGCTTGCTGGTGGCAATGCAGAAGTTTGCTTTTCCAAGTTAGTTTCAAGCATTAAAATCAATTGCTGAACATATGACTACCAAATCCGAACTATGTTGATATTTTGTACCTCCAGGTATGGGTCTTATCCACTAAAGGGGAAACACTGCCATGAGATGGCCCTGAGGATTCTTCTTGCTTGTATTGAGGTAAGACTTGAGTTAGTTTTCTTATATTCCCTTAATGTCACTATAactgggattttttttgttttttcttgcaGTCGCATGCCATCCGCCACAAGCGCTATATAGTTCCTATAATATCAGTGCACATGGATTTCTACATTAGGGTCTTTGTGCAAATCTTCACGTTGTCCCCTGCTTATACCTTTCGTTGACGCATTCCATCCTTAGGATTTATGTTATTTGTGcaattctgattattttttacaGCCCACAATACATTTACAAGTGTGCCCTCTCCATGCAGTTCAGCTAGCACAGTGAAAAGCTCACCTCTTAAATTGGCACATGTCTATCAATGTACCGGATGCAGTTCATTTCACCTACAAAACATTGGAAGGATTAATTCAAAGGTAgtcttttcttatttttgtttCATTGTCTTGCATGATGTGCTTATGGAtataatccttttctttttcttcaggaCAAGAGGAATATCGCCCTACCAAATTTTTCCCCTCTTGTGCCTCAGGAATGTGCTGAATGTGGCCATAACTTTGTTATGGGGGGACCTATATGGAGTGATCCTATGCATGACAAAGAATGGGCTGCTTCCATCTTGTCAAGTATCCAAGCTATGAGTTGTGCATATTCAGCGTATGCAAAGATTTCAGCTATAATGACATCAGTATCAGAGGTAATGCCTAtttttctagttcattttgccCTTGTTGGACATATACTATGTACACTAGAGAAAATCCACAgatatgtactacctccgtttcaggttataagacttttctagcattgtccatattcatatagatgttaatgaatctaggcacacatatatgtctagattcattaacatatatatgaatgtggacaatgctagaaagtcttataatatgaaacggaggaagtaagtagCAAGCAAGGGTTCTTTTTATTATGTGGCAGTGTAATGTGCAAGCACTTTTTTTGGTGATAAAACCCCTTGATACAGACATAGAGTTAGGGTAGATTCCAGTTGTATTCAATAAATTACAACATATCATTCTATGAAAAACATAAggaatgttgatttttttttttgtatctgCAATATTTTGTGCTTTTGTGGATTTTTCTCAAACTAAACACAACTGAACTACCAAAATGCAAAGCTGGCTCTTTCGTTTGACTTTGTATCTCTTATTTAACTAATTCAATGTATGGATTACATTTAATTGTTTCCATCTTTACCTTTAGAAGACATTTTTTACTCTGCTGCTATTCCAAAGTGTAATTTGACACTTAGTGATATTCCCTGCTTCAATTCAATAAACTAGGAGGCTACATCTCGATTGGaagttatatgcaaaattaAAAATCCTATGCAAGTTATGAAAATATAACTCAGAAAGAATACAAGCAAACGAAAtagttgactttttttctagacAATGTACTTTTGACTAAACAGAAAAGCAAGCAAAGCAGAACATTTCATCCAATTTCACTTACTTGTGACACGTCAACGCCTGCACCAAACAATGCCAATTTCTGGCTACATAAACTACATAAAAAGATCGAAAACTTCTGGCTAGCATCATGTTTGTATTTTGTAGTATCACATTCCTCATGCTCCAATTGCATTACTGCTACCATTGTTTTGATCTCATGATATTACCCATTCTGGGTCTAATAGTTAGCAATGAAATCTGTAGAAAAGATGTAAAATTTCTCTGCAATGCATTCTGACAATTAGCCACCCCACATTCAGCACCTGTTGCTTGCCTGGTAACACTTCCATACCTGATAGCAATGGTTAATCCACTCTGAGGTGAGTATGGCAAGAAAAGGGTGTGAATGTGTACTTTAAAATACAGCTGATTGATCTGGTCACACTTTCTGTCTGTGTGGAATGTTGTCCCACTTTGTTTCTTGACCACCATTGCAATTTGAATATGATAATCTTCAGCCACATTTCCTCACTCATATTCCGTAGTTATATTTTGTATGATTTCTTTCACAACATGCCCTGCTGAAATAAAATGCTTCATctcaggaataaaaaaaatatgcttattGCCTAATCAACTCTACTTCCACAACAGTTTTGACATATCCATTGAATCTGTAAATCATAAATGTCATTTTCTTGTGCAGGAATTGCCTAAAGCACCTTTATTTGTTAGTCTTCACAATTTGTGTGCAATACTGAAGTGCACCAATCCAACCATTGCTACGTTTCAATCTGCTATCAGAAATGCTGGTTATCAAATATCAGGCAGTCATGTGGATCCCTTGGCTCTTAAAACGGATGCCCCTATGTCTGTAATTTGGGACATCATGCGATGTTGGGTATAATGAAAAACTGTATTGGTTTGATGTTAGTAAGCCAGAGTTCATGGTGAACTGATTCATTGGTGGTTTCCTCTTGCAGGTCAAGATTCATGCTGTAAAGTATCGACCTGGAAATCATCCAGGTACCAGGATACTGTCCCAAGAGCCTAAATTACAGGTATATTTGGTTTCATGTATGCTTTTCCTTTGTCCTGGAGATCTGGCCTACTTCCCACCTGGCAGCTTGATTGCATTTTTATGCCAGTAACAGTTGGAAGCAAATTTGACCGTTGGAATTTAAATCTGTATAAGTAGCTTAAAGTGACATTTTTATGGGGTACTATGTCTCTCTGATGGAAACTGTTATGATCCCTTCTAAGTTAGAAACGGTTGCCATACTAGCCTGCTGGGATTTAATTTAGAATAGTAGAATAAAGTACTAACATGTTTTACCTAGTGCTAGCTATCCTGTTAGAAACTAGTAAATCCTTACTGATATTTCGTGCTTATTTGCTGTGATTAAAATATACTTTATAATTattaatcctaaaattatcAGGTCAACTCCACAAGAA
The sequence above is drawn from the Oryza glaberrima chromosome 10, OglaRS2, whole genome shotgun sequence genome and encodes:
- the LOC127753001 gene encoding probable tRNA (guanine(26)-N(2))-dimethyltransferase 1; protein product: MPLAFRFSRILNPRFNPSTNLGLALASSFSASSRPEPPELPGARGGGGGFPATIREGRAEIFADDFNSVFYNKAQVNNRDLSIAVLRSFISRRREEHDIQLRRGSHAELPPKHHAEELGHIRGSSEDKALSEEISYRAPKVLEALAASGLRAIRYALEVDGIGEVIAVDNNEVAIEACKKNIHHNGSVASSKVVPHLADARVYMLTHPKEFDVVDLDPYGSPAAFLDSAVQCIADGGILMCSATDMAVLAGGNAEVCFSKYGSYPLKGKHCHEMALRILLACIESHAIRHKRYIVPIISVHMDFYIRVFVQIFTSASTVKSSPLKLAHVYQCTGCSSFHLQNIGRINSKDKRNIALPNFSPLVPQECAECGHNFVMGGPIWSDPMHDKEWAASILSSIQAMSCAYSAYAKISAIMTSVSEELPKAPLFVSLHNLCAILKCTNPTIATFQSAIRNAGYQISGSHVDPLALKTDAPMSVIWDIMRCWVKIHAVKYRPGNHPGTRILSQEPKLQAKFSHVPGGLAVQKSPRFVPNPEKYWGPKTKAGRQPKRLPVDNL